One window of Chryseobacterium sp. JJR-5R genomic DNA carries:
- a CDS encoding MFS transporter produces the protein MYNKGLYNNWVPKPVQMLLMLMLLAVVMPLGGVYTGNISYVVSGTGAMTEYFMWANYATTIGMGACMPIVLRMKMRFKVRDKMTVLLVLLGILSYINSSTAEPMIFVFTSLVIGFLKMMVTIELFLPLMAMIGNRGMFYGAFYTFVLVLNQVSAYYAAEVSIIYNWQHFYIIAAVGCFVLALLHWVFMHNQYFALKVPLHYIDWLSVLLFIAAFMFSAYVFSFGKQQDWLNSKHIINAGMAAFVSFALLVIRQATLKRPYLSFSIFSKNNVQHGLFMLLCLGMFLGTTSIQNTFAVGVLGYDQLTNARLNLLMIPGLVLAGVIAIFWFKKEIPLKMYIFSGFSAMMGYALIMYFSMVLEFSYDNWYLPMFLKGYGTCSLFISVWFYTLDKLEMDEMLAAIGLVLVWRTFLAVGIFSALYSWFQYRFQVVAVGDLAVYMDGMNFPPQNAASGMKLIQLNAILIACKKIFGYIAIAGTGVLLYVVTHHFGRERFEYLRFIRLLSGKSVIARRRLRERKKLLEEIKDAAGPAV, from the coding sequence ATGTACAACAAAGGACTTTACAACAACTGGGTGCCCAAACCCGTACAGATGCTGCTGATGCTGATGCTGCTGGCTGTCGTAATGCCGCTTGGCGGGGTGTATACAGGGAATATCAGCTATGTGGTAAGCGGCACCGGTGCCATGACGGAATATTTCATGTGGGCGAATTATGCCACGACCATCGGGATGGGTGCCTGTATGCCCATTGTGCTCAGGATGAAAATGAGATTCAAGGTACGGGATAAAATGACGGTGCTGCTGGTGCTTTTAGGTATATTGAGCTACATCAATTCCTCCACTGCCGAGCCGATGATCTTTGTATTTACTTCGCTGGTCATCGGGTTCCTGAAAATGATGGTGACCATCGAGCTGTTCCTGCCTTTAATGGCCATGATCGGCAACCGGGGGATGTTTTACGGAGCATTTTATACTTTTGTATTGGTGCTGAACCAGGTTTCGGCGTATTATGCCGCAGAAGTTTCCATCATCTACAACTGGCAGCATTTTTACATCATTGCAGCGGTAGGGTGTTTTGTGCTGGCACTTCTGCATTGGGTGTTTATGCACAATCAGTATTTTGCCCTCAAGGTTCCGCTACATTATATCGACTGGCTGAGCGTCCTGCTTTTTATTGCCGCCTTCATGTTCTCCGCATATGTATTTTCATTCGGAAAACAGCAGGACTGGCTCAATTCAAAACACATCATCAATGCCGGTATGGCTGCTTTTGTAAGTTTTGCTCTGCTGGTAATCCGTCAGGCAACCTTGAAAAGGCCGTATCTGTCCTTCAGCATATTCTCAAAAAACAATGTTCAGCACGGGCTGTTCATGCTACTGTGCCTCGGTATGTTCTTAGGAACCACGTCCATTCAGAATACTTTTGCCGTTGGGGTGCTGGGATACGACCAGTTGACCAATGCAAGGCTGAACTTACTCATGATTCCCGGGCTTGTACTGGCAGGAGTCATCGCCATATTCTGGTTCAAAAAGGAAATCCCGCTGAAGATGTATATTTTTTCAGGCTTCTCTGCCATGATGGGCTATGCCCTGATCATGTATTTCTCCATGGTCCTGGAATTCAGTTATGACAACTGGTACCTGCCGATGTTCCTGAAAGGGTACGGGACGTGTTCCCTGTTTATTTCCGTATGGTTTTATACCCTGGACAAGCTGGAAATGGATGAAATGCTTGCAGCCATCGGGCTGGTGCTGGTCTGGCGTACCTTTCTGGCGGTCGGTATATTTTCCGCACTGTATTCCTGGTTCCAGTACCGTTTCCAAGTGGTAGCCGTCGGTGATCTGGCGGTGTATATGGACGGGATGAATTTCCCTCCGCAGAATGCAGCGTCCGGCATGAAGCTTATCCAGCTGAATGCCATCCTTATTGCCTGTAAAAAGATTTTCGGGTACATTGCCATCGCCGGGACCGGCGTACTGCTGTATGTGGTCACCCATCATTTTGGCAGGGAACGTTTTGAATATCTGCGGTTCATCAGGCTCCTCAGCGGGAAATCCGTTATTGCCCGGAGAAGGCTCAGGGAACGGAAAAAATTACTGGAAGAAATTAAAGATGCCGCAGGCCCTGCGGTATAG
- a CDS encoding DUF2891 domain-containing protein has protein sequence MKNSLLAALIFPFSLYAQEVPELTDAMAMKLAEKPLHCISQEYPNKTAHIINNAGEASLSPKQLHPSFYGCFDWHSSVHGHWMLLRLLKTKPGLAISKDIEKILDESFRKENLEAEANYFTQYQLATTFERTYGWAWLLKLDEELTTWNHLKAKTWHQNLKPLTDKILSSWKAYLPKQTYPNRTGVHPNTAFAMAFAIDWARANKDKDFENQLLEKAKYFYLKDEKTPAYLEPDGSDFFSPSLEIADLMRRVLPQKEFVRWLDAFYNKRSLENIEKIPVVSDLSDYQTVHLVGLSFSKAWCMKGIADALPDGHPLKKEFRKTAQVFLSNGLPLLFQGNYGGDHWLASFAVYALED, from the coding sequence ATGAAAAACAGCCTTTTAGCCGCGTTAATATTTCCGTTTTCGCTATATGCACAGGAAGTCCCGGAACTGACCGATGCCATGGCCATGAAACTGGCGGAAAAACCGCTGCACTGCATCAGCCAGGAATACCCGAACAAAACCGCACACATCATCAATAACGCAGGAGAGGCTTCCTTAAGCCCGAAGCAGCTGCATCCCAGTTTTTACGGCTGTTTCGACTGGCACAGCTCCGTACACGGGCACTGGATGCTGCTACGGCTGTTGAAAACCAAACCGGGTTTGGCGATATCAAAAGACATTGAAAAGATACTGGACGAGTCCTTCCGGAAAGAAAACCTGGAGGCGGAAGCGAATTATTTCACCCAATACCAGCTGGCTACCACCTTTGAAAGAACCTACGGCTGGGCGTGGCTCCTGAAACTGGATGAAGAACTGACCACCTGGAACCACCTGAAAGCAAAAACCTGGCATCAGAACTTAAAGCCGTTAACGGATAAAATCCTGAGTTCATGGAAAGCCTACCTGCCCAAGCAGACCTACCCGAACCGGACGGGCGTTCATCCCAATACCGCTTTCGCCATGGCCTTTGCAATCGACTGGGCGAGAGCGAATAAAGACAAAGATTTTGAAAACCAGCTGCTGGAAAAAGCAAAGTATTTCTATCTGAAAGACGAAAAGACACCGGCCTACCTTGAACCTGACGGCTCCGATTTCTTTTCGCCCAGCCTGGAAATTGCCGACCTGATGCGGAGGGTGCTGCCGCAGAAAGAATTTGTCCGGTGGCTGGATGCATTCTACAATAAGCGCAGCCTGGAAAATATTGAGAAAATTCCTGTGGTAAGCGACCTGTCGGACTACCAGACCGTTCATCTTGTAGGGCTGTCTTTCTCTAAAGCGTGGTGCATGAAAGGGATTGCAGATGCACTGCCGGACGGCCATCCTTTGAAAAAGGAGTTCCGGAAAACCGCGCAGGTGTTTTTATCCAACGGGCTTCCCCTGCTGTTTCAGGGCAATTACGGCGGAGACCACTGGCTGGCCAGTTTTGCCGTCTATGCACTGGAAGATTAA
- the map gene encoding type I methionyl aminopeptidase → MSITNEHELVGMQKAGEAVAFTLKEMIKYAQPGMTTREIDEFGGKILADFGARSAPYLTYGFPGWTCISVNNEFCHGIPNDQRVLQEGDLINIDVSAELNGFWADNGGSFIIGKDIHQHQKLVDASKEILQKTINTIRGGVKIADIGMLMETEARKRGFKVIRNLGGHGIGRSLHEQPDELLNYKNRFDTRRFKKNSVVAIETFIATDSSMAVEQNDGWTMVGNKDGFMAQHEHTLMITDGKPLILTAMNEILN, encoded by the coding sequence ATGTCCATAACCAACGAACATGAATTAGTGGGAATGCAGAAGGCCGGTGAAGCCGTCGCGTTTACCCTGAAGGAGATGATTAAGTATGCACAGCCGGGCATGACGACCAGGGAAATTGATGAATTCGGAGGCAAGATCCTTGCTGATTTCGGTGCGCGGTCTGCTCCGTATCTTACGTACGGGTTTCCGGGATGGACGTGCATCAGCGTCAACAATGAATTCTGCCACGGCATTCCTAACGACCAACGGGTCCTGCAGGAAGGCGACCTCATCAATATCGATGTTTCCGCAGAGCTTAACGGGTTCTGGGCGGATAACGGCGGCTCTTTTATCATCGGAAAAGATATCCACCAGCACCAGAAACTGGTAGATGCTTCAAAGGAAATTTTACAGAAGACCATCAATACCATCAGAGGCGGCGTAAAAATAGCCGATATCGGAATGCTGATGGAAACCGAAGCCAGGAAAAGAGGATTTAAAGTCATCCGGAACCTGGGCGGCCACGGTATCGGGAGAAGCCTGCACGAGCAGCCGGATGAACTGCTGAACTATAAAAACCGTTTCGATACCAGAAGATTTAAGAAAAATTCCGTGGTGGCCATTGAAACATTTATTGCTACCGATTCCAGTATGGCGGTAGAACAGAATGACGGCTGGACGATGGTAGGGAATAAAGACGGATTCATGGCCCAGCATGAACATACCCTTATGATAACCGATGGAAAACCGTTAATCCTGACTGCTATGAATGAGATTTTGAATTAG
- a CDS encoding HNH endonuclease — MEIISRLQQLNSKMKLSRPERRLIKLNAILRKDTSIINLLKEIAQYKCQFPDCSSIILTEAGTNYVEVAHIKPVFKGGQSIIGNLIVLCPNHHKEFDLGKLNISVQRIEMLSGNLNGKNFTIKLIN; from the coding sequence ATGGAAATTATTTCCCGTCTGCAACAATTAAATAGTAAAATGAAATTAAGCAGGCCGGAAAGGAGATTAATTAAGCTGAATGCAATATTAAGAAAAGACACTTCAATCATTAATCTGTTAAAAGAGATTGCTCAATATAAATGTCAGTTTCCGGATTGCAGTTCAATTATTCTAACTGAGGCAGGAACAAATTATGTTGAAGTAGCCCATATAAAACCTGTGTTCAAAGGCGGGCAAAGTATAATAGGAAACTTAATTGTATTATGCCCGAACCACCATAAAGAATTTGATTTGGGAAAATTAAATATTTCAGTACAGCGTATAGAAATGCTTTCCGGCAACCTGAATGGTAAAAATTTTACTATTAAATTGATAAATTAA
- a CDS encoding DUF962 domain-containing protein → MRKIDLLFAEYAESHRNATNKLIHWVCVPLIFWTILGFISLIPSKSVCFIYIGCISYVSLAAMALVTVFYMRLSFLIGCIMLVLMVIMESFAFGVNTRTEKPWLVYLSVFVVTWVLQFAGHKIEGKKPSFLKDLQFLLVGPIWLLSFILKKAGIRY, encoded by the coding sequence ATGAGAAAAATTGATTTGCTGTTTGCAGAATACGCAGAAAGCCACAGAAACGCCACCAATAAACTGATCCACTGGGTCTGTGTCCCGCTGATCTTCTGGACGATCCTGGGATTTATCTCGCTGATCCCTTCTAAATCTGTCTGCTTCATCTACATCGGTTGCATCAGCTACGTAAGCCTTGCTGCCATGGCCCTGGTGACCGTATTTTACATGAGGCTTTCTTTTTTAATCGGCTGCATCATGCTGGTCCTGATGGTCATCATGGAAAGTTTTGCCTTCGGCGTAAATACCCGTACCGAAAAACCCTGGCTCGTTTACCTTTCGGTTTTCGTGGTTACCTGGGTTCTGCAGTTTGCAGGGCATAAGATCGAAGGGAAAAAACCTTCCTTCCTGAAAGACCTTCAGTTCCTGCTGGTCGGGCCCATCTGGCTGCTGAGCTTTATCCTGAAAAAGGCAGGCATTCGGTATTAA
- a CDS encoding vWA domain-containing protein: protein MTNKNFNFHKGFTFSKHVPEEISHFDRVFDVFKDLLTHTSGDIEEAFEWLDMLDKEYDIFTDEYTLQDFEEDLKKRGYIKEEIDPEKGNTGTGKGKNVLTAKLEAALREFALDQIFGKLKKSGIGNHRTSKTGIGDEKDGEHRNFQYGDDLSTVNTTESLKNAQINNGISDLRLTEDDLIVEETRHKAQMSTVLMIDISHSMILYGEDRITPAKKVAMALVELINRKYPKDSIDIIVFGNEAWPIKVKDLPYLQVGPYHTNTVAGLELAMDILRRKRNTNKQIFMITDGKPSCIQLPTGEFYMNSNGLDEMIVSQCLNRAAQARKLKIPITTFMIAQDPYLRKFVEAFTAQNQGKAFLTGLSGLGQMIFEDYERNRKKRI, encoded by the coding sequence ATGACAAACAAAAATTTTAATTTTCATAAAGGATTCACGTTCAGCAAACATGTTCCGGAAGAAATCTCGCATTTCGACCGGGTCTTTGATGTGTTCAAGGATCTGCTGACCCATACGTCCGGCGATATTGAAGAAGCCTTCGAGTGGCTCGATATGCTGGATAAGGAATATGATATCTTTACCGATGAATATACCCTGCAGGATTTTGAAGAAGACCTGAAAAAGCGCGGTTACATCAAGGAAGAAATTGATCCGGAGAAAGGAAATACCGGAACCGGAAAAGGCAAAAATGTACTGACGGCCAAACTTGAAGCGGCCCTGCGAGAGTTTGCCCTCGACCAGATTTTCGGGAAGCTTAAAAAAAGCGGCATCGGGAACCACCGTACCTCCAAAACAGGAATCGGGGATGAAAAGGATGGCGAACACCGTAATTTTCAGTATGGTGACGACCTCTCTACCGTGAATACGACCGAAAGCCTGAAAAATGCCCAGATCAACAACGGGATTTCAGACCTGCGGCTTACAGAAGACGACCTCATCGTAGAAGAAACCCGGCATAAGGCACAGATGAGCACGGTGCTGATGATCGATATCAGCCACTCCATGATCCTCTATGGCGAAGACCGGATCACACCCGCTAAAAAAGTGGCAATGGCACTGGTGGAACTCATCAACCGGAAATACCCCAAAGATTCCATAGATATTATCGTCTTCGGGAACGAAGCCTGGCCGATCAAAGTGAAAGACCTTCCCTATCTGCAGGTGGGGCCTTACCATACCAATACCGTGGCCGGCCTGGAACTTGCGATGGATATCCTCCGCAGGAAAAGGAATACCAACAAGCAGATTTTCATGATCACTGACGGAAAACCGAGCTGCATCCAGTTACCTACAGGAGAATTTTATATGAACAGCAACGGACTGGATGAAATGATCGTTTCCCAGTGCCTCAACAGGGCGGCACAGGCCAGGAAGCTTAAAATCCCCATCACTACGTTCATGATCGCCCAGGATCCTTACCTGCGTAAGTTTGTGGAAGCCTTTACCGCACAGAACCAGGGAAAAGCATTTCTGACAGGGCTTTCAGGGCTCGGACAGATGATTTTTGAAGATTACGAGAGAAACAGGAAGAAGAGGATATAA
- a CDS encoding TolC family protein, producing MVKNIKTALSLMAAVLPALFFSQDRMQMTAGEVAALAVENHQQLKVSARNIDIAKQNTDIVRLQKLPNITASTSQFYLGNAIALDKDFSSSVNVPMPHYGSSYAVQANQLIFKGGLVNKSIEMAGLREQLSELDLEKNTQDVKFLVISNYLDMYKTVNQQEVFQNNKKLAQERLKNVQKFYQQGMVTRNEVIRGELAIKNLDQGILTLFNNRKILNYNLNTALGLPADTEIVPVEKLENKEAGIGMDYYISLAHESNPLMKSARTNIEVADKNIEIIKTDKMPTVAGFGGYTLQKPITTRNPVLDMYSGGWQTGVSLSYNIDNLYKTKERVKLGEIQKDQAGEVLTLTAQNIDMAVNAAYVKYQESIQQADILDDARKLAEENYRITEAKYLNQLAVQAEMIDAQNQKLQSELDYSNAEINMLYQYYNLLKSTGTL from the coding sequence ATGGTAAAGAATATAAAAACAGCACTGTCTCTGATGGCAGCGGTTCTCCCTGCGCTGTTTTTTTCCCAGGACAGAATGCAGATGACCGCCGGTGAAGTGGCCGCGCTCGCCGTGGAGAACCATCAGCAGTTAAAAGTTTCGGCACGGAACATCGATATTGCAAAACAGAATACAGATATCGTCAGGCTCCAGAAGCTGCCGAACATCACGGCTTCCACGAGCCAGTTTTATTTGGGCAATGCCATAGCGCTTGACAAAGACTTCTCATCTTCTGTAAATGTCCCGATGCCCCATTACGGAAGTTCCTATGCCGTGCAGGCCAACCAGCTGATCTTTAAAGGAGGGCTGGTGAATAAATCCATCGAAATGGCGGGGCTCCGTGAACAGCTGTCTGAACTGGACCTGGAAAAAAACACACAGGATGTAAAATTCCTGGTGATTTCCAATTACCTCGATATGTATAAAACAGTCAACCAGCAGGAAGTTTTTCAGAACAACAAAAAGCTGGCGCAGGAAAGGCTGAAGAATGTACAGAAATTCTATCAGCAGGGGATGGTGACCCGGAATGAAGTCATCCGTGGCGAACTGGCCATCAAAAACCTGGACCAAGGTATTTTAACTTTATTCAACAACAGGAAAATCCTCAACTATAATCTGAATACGGCTTTGGGGCTGCCTGCTGATACGGAGATTGTGCCGGTGGAAAAACTGGAGAACAAAGAGGCCGGAATCGGGATGGATTATTACATCAGCCTTGCGCATGAAAGCAACCCGTTAATGAAATCTGCCCGGACCAATATTGAGGTAGCCGATAAAAACATTGAGATCATCAAAACAGATAAGATGCCTACAGTAGCAGGATTTGGCGGGTATACCCTGCAAAAGCCTATCACTACAAGAAATCCTGTGCTGGATATGTATTCCGGAGGCTGGCAGACCGGGGTTTCCCTAAGCTATAATATTGACAACCTGTATAAAACAAAGGAACGGGTGAAACTGGGCGAGATCCAGAAAGACCAGGCCGGCGAGGTCCTGACGCTTACGGCACAGAACATTGATATGGCCGTGAATGCAGCTTATGTAAAGTATCAGGAATCCATACAACAGGCCGATATCCTGGATGATGCCAGAAAACTGGCGGAAGAAAATTACAGGATTACGGAAGCCAAATACCTGAACCAGCTGGCCGTGCAGGCAGAAATGATTGATGCGCAGAACCAGAAGCTCCAGTCTGAACTGGATTACAGCAATGCGGAAATCAATATGCTGTATCAATATTACAATCTTTTAAAATCTACGGGAACCCTATAA
- a CDS encoding sigma 54-interacting transcriptional regulator yields the protein MKNDTTFKELKNSGYTDKTISQEIQANLIAKIKAKEPVFEGLWGYEDTVIPQLKKAILAGHHINLLGLRGQAKTRIARSMISLLDEYMPVVKGSEINDSPFQPISKYARDLIAEHGDETPIAWVHRSDRFFEKLATPDVNVADLIGDIDPIKAATLKLPYSDERVLHYGMIPRANRCIFVLNELPDLQARIQVSLFNILQEGDIQIRGFQLRMPLDIQFVFTANPEDYTNRGSIVTPLKDRIGSQIFTHYPQTVALARQITEQEALVSAEDKDRIRIPGLAKNLLEEVAFAARDSEYVDAKSGVSARLTISAMENLVAAAKLRLIESGAEKTTVRLLDFMSIIPSITGKIELVYEGEQEGADFVAKILIDQAVMIQFESLFPRISKLEKESIKTPYTDLIKWFNKNHLELNYHDTDEEFYEKLNSITPLTAVIEENTLELSTEDQNFCKELVLWALTISKKLDKSETQASFTFDSADMNSYFRN from the coding sequence ATGAAAAACGATACAACATTTAAAGAATTAAAAAATTCCGGATACACCGATAAAACCATCAGCCAGGAAATCCAGGCGAACCTGATTGCAAAGATCAAAGCCAAAGAACCGGTATTTGAAGGATTGTGGGGCTATGAAGACACCGTGATCCCGCAACTGAAAAAAGCCATCCTGGCTGGTCATCACATTAACCTATTAGGGCTTCGCGGGCAGGCCAAGACAAGGATAGCAAGAAGCATGATCAGCCTTCTGGATGAATACATGCCTGTTGTAAAAGGCTCTGAAATCAATGACAGCCCGTTTCAGCCGATTTCAAAATATGCCAGGGACCTCATCGCCGAGCATGGGGATGAAACCCCGATTGCGTGGGTACACCGCTCCGACCGCTTCTTTGAAAAACTGGCCACACCGGATGTAAATGTCGCCGACCTGATCGGTGATATCGACCCGATTAAGGCAGCTACGTTAAAACTGCCGTATTCTGATGAGCGCGTGCTGCATTACGGGATGATCCCGCGTGCCAACCGCTGCATCTTTGTGCTGAACGAACTGCCGGATTTACAGGCCAGGATCCAGGTCTCCCTGTTTAATATTTTACAGGAAGGCGATATCCAGATCCGCGGGTTCCAGCTGAGAATGCCGCTGGATATCCAGTTTGTGTTCACCGCAAACCCTGAAGACTATACCAACAGGGGAAGCATTGTTACCCCTTTAAAAGACAGGATCGGTTCCCAGATCTTTACCCATTACCCGCAGACCGTTGCACTGGCCCGCCAGATTACGGAACAGGAAGCACTGGTTTCAGCGGAAGATAAAGACAGGATCCGCATTCCGGGCCTTGCCAAAAATCTTCTGGAGGAAGTGGCTTTTGCGGCCCGCGACAGTGAATACGTAGATGCGAAAAGCGGGGTAAGTGCCCGTCTCACCATCAGTGCGATGGAAAATTTAGTGGCTGCGGCCAAATTAAGGCTGATTGAATCCGGTGCCGAAAAAACAACGGTAAGGCTGCTTGATTTTATGTCCATCATCCCGTCCATCACCGGAAAAATTGAGCTGGTATACGAAGGTGAGCAGGAAGGTGCCGATTTCGTAGCAAAAATACTGATCGACCAGGCGGTTATGATCCAGTTTGAAAGCCTGTTCCCGCGCATTTCAAAGCTGGAAAAGGAAAGCATCAAAACACCTTATACCGACCTGATCAAATGGTTCAATAAAAACCATCTTGAACTCAATTACCATGATACGGACGAAGAATTTTATGAGAAACTGAACAGCATCACTCCGCTGACTGCCGTTATTGAAGAAAATACGCTGGAACTGAGCACGGAGGACCAGAATTTCTGCAAAGAACTGGTATTATGGGCACTGACCATCAGTAAAAAGCTGGACAAATCCGAAACCCAGGCTTCTTTCACATTTGATTCTGCAGATATGAACTCCTATTTCCGGAATTAA
- a CDS encoding HlyD family secretion protein, protein MENKEQNTQNTQPQPQPQPAPSSGAAAKKKETKKNKTRAVISNIIVFLVIGFGLFWLVREYFHIGDKTYTEAAQVEEFINPINTRVSAYIKEIKFIEHQKVKKGDTLAILDDREIQTQLGQAEAAYQNALAQRVATGSSVNTVSNNVNVMASNIAGAKARLWNAEQNLSRYKNLLASEAVTRQQYDQAKTEYDAQKAAYETLVNQKQSASLSTTEVKSKFGIIDAEIKRAKSALDMAKINLSYTVITAPYDGVMGRRTVSEGQLIQPGQQVATIVLNGQKWVTANFLESQMPNVRIGEKMTMTADALGGQKFEGVVTAVSAATGSRYSSVPTDNSTGNFIKVQQRIPVRIEFTASNKKEDIAKLSAGMNMNVVIDADQ, encoded by the coding sequence ATGGAAAACAAGGAACAAAATACTCAGAATACACAACCACAGCCACAGCCACAGCCGGCTCCTTCATCCGGCGCTGCTGCCAAAAAGAAAGAAACGAAAAAAAATAAAACAAGGGCCGTTATTTCCAACATCATCGTATTCCTGGTGATCGGCTTCGGCCTGTTCTGGCTCGTACGGGAATATTTCCATATCGGGGATAAAACCTATACCGAGGCTGCCCAGGTGGAAGAATTCATCAATCCCATCAATACGAGGGTTTCGGCTTATATTAAAGAAATTAAATTCATCGAGCACCAGAAAGTGAAAAAAGGGGACACCCTGGCAATCCTGGACGACCGCGAAATCCAGACCCAGCTCGGGCAGGCGGAAGCTGCTTACCAGAATGCACTGGCCCAGCGTGTGGCTACAGGTTCATCCGTGAATACCGTATCCAATAACGTAAACGTGATGGCTTCCAATATCGCAGGCGCAAAAGCAAGGTTGTGGAATGCGGAACAGAACTTAAGCCGGTATAAAAACCTTTTGGCATCCGAAGCGGTCACGAGACAGCAGTATGACCAGGCGAAAACCGAATACGATGCACAGAAAGCAGCATATGAAACGCTGGTGAACCAGAAACAGTCGGCCAGCCTTTCCACTACCGAAGTGAAAAGCAAATTCGGGATTATTGATGCTGAAATCAAAAGGGCCAAATCTGCCCTGGACATGGCGAAAATCAATCTTTCCTACACGGTAATCACGGCTCCGTATGATGGCGTGATGGGAAGAAGGACGGTTTCCGAAGGACAGCTGATCCAGCCGGGGCAGCAGGTTGCCACCATTGTCTTAAACGGGCAGAAGTGGGTAACCGCCAATTTCCTGGAAAGCCAGATGCCAAATGTCAGGATCGGGGAAAAAATGACCATGACGGCCGATGCCCTGGGCGGGCAGAAATTTGAAGGCGTGGTAACGGCCGTTTCAGCAGCAACCGGTTCAAGGTACTCAAGTGTCCCGACCGATAACTCTACCGGGAATTTTATAAAAGTCCAGCAGAGGATCCCGGTACGGATTGAGTTTACCGCATCCAACAAAAAGGAAGACATCGCAAAACTGAGCGCGGGAATGAATATGAATGTGGTGATTGATGCGGATCAATAG
- a CDS encoding helix-turn-helix domain-containing protein, with amino-acid sequence MSVLEKFGVEIFTQHNIFERIATDKPFRPDNPAFIFIKTGSIRLRQHFRDLELSANMFMVTDPQTVYEMISVSEDFQSRMVSYKRDFISTLSLKFNRLITYRYFRQQMNIGVPFQADEMEVVWKSVNFLKYILDSETEMTYKKEIVEHLFSVFCYQMAGIISKEDSSAMNQMSRQEEIVFIFLNDLALHHQKERSVEFYAERQFVTTRHLSAVVKEVTGKSAGQVIALIVMNEAKVLLNSSSKPVSEISSMLGFSDLYSFSHFFKKHSGESPSQYRNQFES; translated from the coding sequence ATGTCTGTCCTGGAAAAATTCGGAGTCGAGATCTTTACGCAACACAATATTTTCGAGCGGATTGCTACCGATAAGCCTTTCCGGCCCGATAATCCTGCCTTTATCTTTATCAAGACCGGAAGCATCAGGCTCAGGCAGCATTTCCGGGACCTGGAGCTTTCTGCCAATATGTTTATGGTGACCGACCCGCAGACGGTGTATGAAATGATCTCCGTAAGCGAGGACTTCCAGTCCAGGATGGTGTCCTACAAAAGGGACTTTATTTCAACCCTTTCCCTTAAATTCAACAGGCTCATTACATACCGGTATTTCAGGCAGCAGATGAACATCGGGGTCCCTTTTCAGGCAGACGAAATGGAGGTGGTCTGGAAAAGCGTCAATTTCCTAAAATATATCCTGGATTCTGAAACGGAGATGACTTATAAAAAAGAGATCGTAGAACATCTTTTCTCGGTGTTCTGTTACCAGATGGCCGGGATTATCTCCAAGGAAGACAGCAGTGCGATGAACCAGATGTCCAGGCAGGAGGAAATCGTTTTTATCTTCTTAAATGACCTTGCCCTGCACCACCAGAAAGAGCGCAGCGTGGAGTTTTATGCAGAGCGGCAGTTTGTTACAACCAGACATCTTTCTGCGGTGGTAAAGGAAGTGACCGGGAAATCTGCCGGCCAGGTAATTGCCCTGATCGTGATGAATGAGGCGAAGGTACTTCTAAACTCCTCCAGCAAGCCTGTTTCTGAAATTTCTTCTATGCTCGGATTTAGTGACCTGTATTCATTTTCCCACTTTTTTAAAAAACATTCCGGCGAAAGTCCGTCCCAGTACCGCAACCAGTTCGAAAGCTGA